The proteins below are encoded in one region of Myxocyprinus asiaticus isolate MX2 ecotype Aquarium Trade chromosome 13, UBuf_Myxa_2, whole genome shotgun sequence:
- the srebf2 gene encoding sterol regulatory element-binding protein 2 isoform X4, translated as MDAVEFMDNMDPTLSELGDEFTMGDIDEMLQFVSNQVDFPDLFEDQMRGGSVAPVRPPPQTVPSAILTPPHTPVQTNSQTQTRTPPLLQPRPQPITQVQTFPVQTLAVQTQAQPQTVMITPTAAPSRFIQNPVICQQNHNTSFQVLQPQMQSIVTSSQVQPMTIQHQRVLTQAGQTIQTLSAAPAAVHTVSQQVPVLVHQPQILKTDSLVLTTLKPDGTQVLSAVQNPTGITTLTTPIQTTALQTLMGSNILTTVPVMMGGGDKLPIKQLSSGTTHCGGGARMSVDHGMAVTMGTGVVVKEGERRTTHNIIEKRYRSSINDKILELRDLVMGSDAKMHKSGVLRKAIDYIKYLQQVNHKLRQENLTLKMANHKNKSVCISDDMDLKPEVSFISPPPSDSGSSSPPQLSPFCIDSEPGSPLMEHEQMKSEPDSPASVGVLDRSRLLLCALTFLCLSLNPLPSLLDSEERTSLSAAHGSSRSLFSLPDQTQNFVAWLWCVLPWFLVWVLSGVGVVWGCVRVLYLWEPVTPLHSPTSVRFWRHRKQADLQLYRGDYAAAVSSLETCLSVLSRVLPSTTVEIICSLSWNLIRYCLRKPAPLGWLVRLFGGKHEGEESQTSARDAALVYHKLNQLQLTGKLERIPLWSVCVSLSAVNLSESAEGKISVSQQIQIYVTAAISLRSALGKHLTCLPGYLLSCAESLSCQSDCKPLPDCLRWIFTPLGRQFFLSCDWSVRSESSEQIFTCQRDEADPIAQLHRCFCEKLLERAVHTLIEPQSSKHTEETGEFTGVREFLQLLNSCTEDSASTNAPFHALANQNTTPVRDPVCCWWALVLKAAVHWLQGDDVSVRSLLAEAERMPRALHTLDHPLPKAVLALCKAVQMSVCPQKGEGVLNCLTHCQRASAHLHISVCQSHNNTWLHKGVELLVCDLLLTLRTSLWQRGGGSNGEPGPAPGSQLAGFQRDLSSLRKLGQAHRQAQHKLFLHETTVRLMAGASPTRTHQLLRHRTHNYTTADGDSVPGERERAHAILLACRHLPLPLLTPPGHRARLLAEAKRTLERVGDRRSLQDCQQILLRLGGGTTIAASYTHTHTHTHTHTHTHVSDL; from the exons ATGGACGCTGTGGAGTTTATGGACAATATGGACCCGACTTTATCCGAACTGGGCGATGAGTTCACAATGGGAGACATCGATG agaTGCTGCAGTTCGTCAGTAATCAGGTGGATTTCCCAGATCTGTTTGAGGATCAGATGAGGGGTGGATCTGTGGCCCCTGTACGGCCCCCTCCACAGACGGTCCCCAGTGCCATACTGACCCCTCCACACACACCTGTACAGACCAACAGTCAGACGCAAACCCGCACACCACCTCTACTGCAGCCCAGACCACAGCCAATCACACAG GTGCAGACGTTTCCTGTGCAGACGCTGGCTGTGCAGACGCAGGCACAACCGCAGACGGTGATGATTACTCCCACTGCTGCGCCGTCACGATTCATCCAGAACCCCGTGATCTGCCAGCAGAACCACAACACAAGCTTCCAGG TGCTCCAACCACAGATGCAGAGCATTGTGACATCATCGCAGGTTCAGCCAATGACGATCCAGCATCAGCGTGTGTTGACTCAAGCTGGGCAGACGATACAGACTCTTTCGGCAGCGCCAGCTGCTGTTCATACAGTGTCACAACAAGTGCCT GTGTTGGTGCATCAGCCTCAGATCTTGAAGACGGACTCTCTGGTTCTGACGACACTGAAGCCGGACGGGACTCAAGTTCTCTCAGCCGTACAGAACCCGACTGGCATTACTACTCTGACCACGCCCATCCAGACCACCGCATTGCAG ACGCTGATGGGCAGCAACATTCTCACCACTGTTCCGGTCATGATGGGAGGAGGAGACAAACTGCCAATTAAACAGCTGTCATCGGGCACCACCCACTGCGGCGGCGGGGCCAGGATGTCTGTGGATCATGGCATGGCTGTTACCATGGGAACAGGAGTCGTCGTGAAAGAGGGCGAGAGACGAACGACACACAACATCATAGAGAAACGCTATCGCTCGTCCATCAACGACAAAATCCTGGAGCTCCGCGACCTCGTCATGGGCAGCGACGCCAAG ATGCACAAGTCTGGCGTTCTGCGTAAAGCCATCGACTACATCAAGTACCTGCAGCAGGTTAATCATAAACTCCGTCAGGAGAACCTCACGCTGAAGATGGCCAATCACAAGAACA agtcgGTGTGCATTTCTGATGACATGGATCTGAAGCCGGAGGTCTCGTTTATTTCTCCTCCTCCGTCTGATTCGGGCTCCAGTTCTCCTCCTCAACTCTCGCCCTTCTGCATCGACTCAGAACCAGGAAGTCCTCTGATGGAGCACGAGCAG atGAAGAGTGAACCGGACTCGCCGGCATCTGTTGGCGTGTTGGATCGCTCTCGTCTGCTGCTGTGCGCGCTCacgtttctctgtctgtctctcaatcCTCTGCCGTCTCTGTTGGATTCAGAGGAGAGGACGAGTCTGTCCGCCGCTCACGGATCCTCACGCTCGCTCTTCTCTCTGCCCGACCAGACGCAGAACTTCG tggcGTGGCTGTGGTGTGTGTTGCCGTGGTTTCTGGTGTGGGTTCTGAGCGGAGTGGGCGTGGTTTGGGGGTGTGTCCGGGTTCTGTACCTGTGGGAGCCGGTGACGCCCCTCCACTCGCCCACATCAGTGCGTTTCTGGAGACACCGCAAGCAGGCCGACCTGCAACTCTACAGG ggtGATTACGCGGCGGCGGTCTCGAGTCTGGAGACGTGTCTCTCCGTGTTGTCCAGAGTTCTGCCCTCCACCACCGTCGAAATCATCTGCTCGCTCTCCTGGAATCTGATTCGCTACTGCCTGCGTAAACCCGCCCCTCTGGGCTGGCTGGTGCGTCTGTTTGGTGGAAAGCATGAGGGGGAGGAGTCACAGACGAGTGCGCGGGACGCGGCATTGGTGTATCATAAACTCAACCAGCTGCAGCTCACAG gtaaaCTGGAGCGCATTCCCctctggagtgtgtgtgtgtctctgagtGCAGTGAATCTGTCTGAGAGCGCCGAGGGAAAGATTTCAGTCAGTCAGCAGATTCAGATCTATGTGACAGCTGCCATCAGTCTGAGATCAGCGCTGGGGAAACATCTCACCTGTCTGCCC GGTTATTTATTGAGCTGTGCCGAGAGTTTGAGCTGTCAATCAGACTGTAAGCCCCTCCCAGACTGTCTGCGTTGGATCTTCACGCCATTGGGTCGTCAGTTCTTCCTGAGCTGTGATTGGTCAGTGAGGTCAGAGAGCAGTGAGCAGATTTTCACTTGTCAGAGAGACGAAG CGGATCCGATAGCACAACTGCACCGCTGCTTCTGTGAGAAACTTCTAGAAAGAGCCGTTCACACGCTGATCGAGCCACAGAGTAGCAAACACACTGAGGAGACTgg GGAGTTCACGGGTGTTCGGGAGTTTCTCCAGTTGTTGAACAGCTGCACTGAAGACTCCGCCTCCACAAATGCCCCCTTCCATGCGCTGGCCAATCAGAACACGACACCAG TGAGGGATCCTGTGTGCTGCTGGTGGGCGTTGGTGCTGAAGGCCGCTGTTCATTGGCTGCAGGGTGATGATGTGTCTGTGAGGTCACTTCTGGCGGAGGCGGAGCGAATGCCCAGAGCTCTTCACACGCTGGA TCACCCACTGCCGAAGGCCGTCCTGGCGCTGTGTAAGGCGGTTCAGATGAGTGTGTGTCCTCAGAAGGGGGAGGGAGTGTTGAACTGTCTCACACACTGTCAGAGAGCCAGCGCACATCTACACATCAGTGTGTGTCAGTCACACAACAACACCTGGCTGCacaag GGGGTGGAGCTTCTGGTCTGTGACCTTCTCCTGACGCTGAGAACCAGCCTATGGCAGCGTGGAGGCGGGTCTAATGGAGAGCCTGGCCCCGCCCCTGGATCCCAATTGGCTGGATTCCAGAGGGACTTGAGCTCTTTGCGGAAGCTCGGACAAGCCCACAGACAGGCCCAGCACAAG ttGTTCCTGCATGAAACGACAGTCCGACTGATGGCAGGAGCGAGTCCGACACGCACACACCAACTACTGCGACACAGAACGCACAACTACACAACAgcag ATGGCGACAGTGTCCCGGGTGAGCGTGAGAGAGCTCATGCCATCCTGCTGGCGTGTCGTCACCTGCCGCTGCCGTTACTCACCCCACCGGGTCACCGCGCCCGCCTGCTGGCTGAAGCCAAACGCACGCTGGAGAGAGTCGGCGACCGTCGCTCACTGCAGGACTGTCAACAGATACTGCTGCGGCTGGGAGGAGGGACCACCATCGCcgcttcatacacacacacacacacacacacacacacacacacacacacacacgtgtctgACCTATGA